A genomic region of Nostoc sp. UHCC 0702 contains the following coding sequences:
- a CDS encoding Eco57I restriction-modification methylase domain-containing protein, whose translation MVATLELQELIQHSLQNLKNLDVLKRLFWNQLNYERENKELSRRQLSDAVTHEVEGEPLLLASGGTNKAFHIIYTRLNSENLSRQGERVVVNHLWQEHPYALFVFSNKSQSHWHFLNVKYDSSPQKRRLFRRITVGEGEQLRTATERISLLDLESIPDASPLDIQTRHDEAFDVEAVTQEFFREYRKTFEKVESLIKWATDSEGKRLFTQKLFNRLMFIAFIEKKGWLKFQTRTDYLSALWESYQDKDGVSDKNFYRDRLSHLFFSGLNSPQEYDIAGINNGGFLKKLIGTVPYLNGGLFEQGEDDQNPQIIIPDDCIDTILHDLFQRFAFTVTESTPLDVEVAVDPEILGKVFEELVTGRHESGSYYTPKPIVSFMCREALKGYLKTQFANESHDALAEFIDEYNPDYLINPEAILEALRKVRCCDLAAGSGAYLLGMLHELLYLRQYLFKNKGLDSNTVYQRKLEIIENNIYGIDKDVFAVNIARLRLWLSLAVEYQGEKPKPLPNLKYKIEVGDSLIAPSPAATGMIRSELISQYRQKKAEYMRTHEGGKKRKLEEEINELKTQIRLITNGSAKAPEGFDWAVEFAEVFADGGFDIQVANPPYVRQELIKDLKPTLQKIYPATYNGTSDLYCFFYARALQLLKPGGMLAFISPNKWFRAKYGEKLRKHIADNCQVHSITDFGDLPVFKSATTYPMIFIGQNEVANKSTIFTQIKSLQSPYPDVLAIIREQGQKLPRTAINSSNWTLTDTSYANRLKKMEEAGISLGEYVNGKIYRGVLTGLNKAFVIDGKIRQELITQDPKSHEIIKPLIEGKDIRKWWIDYQDRWLIFTRRGIDIDTYPVIKAHLRNWRTELEPKPHNYHLSEKWLGRKSGSYKWYEIQDNVAYYSEFYQPKIVYQEIATYQSFAFDQKGTHVNNKVFIIPTDDLYLFGVFNSHLAWEYLQNTCSKLSGGALAMQTPYVTKLPIPNASTTDRAAISKLVQKCLDAKGVNCEVWEKEISDRVAALYGL comes from the coding sequence ATGGTAGCCACATTAGAACTGCAAGAGTTAATTCAACACTCGCTCCAAAATTTAAAAAATCTTGACGTACTGAAAAGATTATTTTGGAATCAATTGAATTATGAACGAGAAAATAAAGAACTTTCTCGTCGTCAATTGAGTGATGCAGTTACTCATGAAGTTGAAGGCGAACCTTTATTGTTAGCTTCTGGAGGAACTAATAAAGCATTTCATATAATTTACACTCGTCTCAATTCAGAAAATTTATCCAGACAAGGCGAAAGAGTAGTTGTAAATCATCTTTGGCAAGAACATCCCTACGCTTTATTTGTATTTTCCAATAAGTCACAATCGCACTGGCACTTTCTGAATGTCAAGTACGACAGTTCACCTCAAAAACGAAGATTATTCCGCCGCATTACCGTTGGAGAAGGGGAACAATTACGCACCGCAACAGAAAGAATTAGTCTGTTGGATTTAGAAAGCATTCCAGATGCATCACCTTTAGATATTCAAACACGTCATGATGAAGCGTTTGATGTTGAAGCTGTCACTCAGGAATTTTTCAGAGAGTATCGTAAAACTTTTGAGAAAGTAGAAAGTTTAATTAAATGGGCAACCGATTCAGAAGGTAAACGGTTATTCACTCAAAAGCTGTTTAACCGTTTGATGTTTATTGCTTTTATTGAGAAAAAAGGTTGGTTGAAATTCCAAACAAGAACTGATTATTTATCAGCTTTGTGGGAATCTTACCAGGATAAAGACGGAGTATCAGACAAAAATTTTTATAGAGATAGACTTTCTCACCTCTTCTTTTCAGGACTAAATAGCCCTCAAGAATACGACATTGCTGGAATTAATAATGGTGGGTTTCTTAAAAAATTAATCGGCACAGTACCTTACCTCAATGGTGGTCTTTTTGAACAAGGTGAAGATGATCAAAACCCTCAAATTATCATCCCAGATGATTGTATAGATACTATTCTACATGACTTATTCCAACGCTTTGCTTTCACTGTTACTGAGAGTACCCCGCTTGATGTTGAGGTGGCGGTAGACCCAGAAATTTTGGGCAAGGTGTTCGAGGAACTCGTCACAGGTAGGCATGAATCTGGAAGTTATTATACTCCCAAGCCGATTGTTTCTTTTATGTGTCGTGAGGCTTTAAAAGGGTATTTAAAAACCCAATTTGCAAACGAATCACATGATGCATTAGCAGAATTTATTGATGAATATAATCCCGATTATCTGATTAATCCAGAAGCAATACTAGAAGCTTTACGGAAAGTTAGGTGCTGTGATTTGGCTGCGGGAAGTGGAGCTTATTTATTAGGGATGCTCCACGAATTATTATATTTACGTCAGTATTTATTTAAAAATAAAGGGTTAGATTCAAATACTGTTTATCAACGTAAGTTAGAAATTATCGAAAATAACATTTACGGCATTGATAAAGATGTATTTGCAGTCAATATTGCGCGGTTAAGGTTATGGCTTTCGCTTGCTGTTGAGTATCAAGGTGAAAAGCCGAAGCCACTACCAAACCTGAAATATAAAATTGAAGTGGGAGATAGCCTAATTGCTCCGAGTCCTGCGGCTACAGGAATGATTAGGAGTGAATTAATCAGCCAATATAGGCAAAAGAAAGCTGAATATATGCGAACCCATGAAGGTGGGAAGAAGCGGAAGTTAGAGGAGGAAATTAATGAGTTAAAAACTCAAATTAGGCTAATAACTAATGGTAGTGCTAAAGCACCAGAAGGTTTTGATTGGGCTGTAGAGTTTGCAGAAGTTTTTGCTGATGGTGGGTTTGATATTCAAGTGGCGAATCCTCCGTATGTAAGACAGGAATTAATTAAAGATTTAAAGCCGACATTACAAAAAATTTATCCTGCGACTTATAACGGAACATCTGATTTATATTGTTTTTTTTATGCTCGTGCTTTGCAGTTGTTGAAACCGGGGGGAATGTTGGCGTTTATTTCTCCTAATAAATGGTTTCGTGCTAAGTATGGCGAGAAATTACGAAAGCATATTGCTGATAATTGCCAAGTTCACAGTATTACAGATTTTGGTGATTTACCTGTTTTCAAAAGTGCAACTACATATCCAATGATTTTTATTGGACAGAATGAAGTAGCTAATAAATCAACTATTTTCACACAAATTAAATCTTTACAATCTCCCTATCCCGATGTTTTAGCAATCATTAGAGAACAAGGGCAAAAATTACCACGTACAGCAATAAATAGCTCAAACTGGACTTTAACTGATACCTCTTATGCAAATCGTCTAAAAAAGATGGAAGAAGCTGGTATTTCATTGGGAGAATATGTCAATGGGAAGATTTATCGTGGTGTACTAACTGGTTTAAATAAAGCTTTTGTAATTGATGGCAAAATAAGGCAAGAACTAATTACTCAAGACCCTAAAAGTCATGAAATTATCAAACCTCTCATAGAAGGAAAAGATATTCGTAAATGGTGGATTGACTATCAAGATAGATGGTTGATATTTACAAGGCGCGGTATAGATATAGATACTTATCCTGTAATAAAAGCTCATTTGAGGAATTGGCGTACTGAATTAGAGCCTAAACCTCATAATTATCATTTAAGTGAAAAGTGGTTAGGTCGTAAATCGGGTTCATACAAATGGTATGAAATCCAAGATAATGTTGCCTATTACTCAGAATTTTATCAGCCTAAAATTGTTTATCAAGAAATAGCAACTTATCAATCTTTTGCGTTTGACCAAAAAGGAACTCATGTTAATAATAAAGTATTTATTATTCCTACAGATGATTTGTACTTGTTTGGAGTTTTTAATTCTCATTTAGCATGGGAGTATTTGCAAAATACCTGCTCAAAATTATCTGGTGGTGCTTTAGCAATGCAAACACCTTACGTAACTAAACTTCCGATCCCCAACGCTTCTACTACAGATCGCGCAGCAATATCGAAACTAGTCCAAAAATGCCTAGATGCAAAAGGTGTTAACTGTGAAGTCTGGGAGAAAGAAATAAGCGATCGCGTCGCCGCCCTCTATGGACTGTAG
- a CDS encoding alkaline phosphatase D family protein: protein MQKFNFEGLLSSQLRRRQVLIGVGSITGLAIANQFSHRVLAQPKFSNYPFSLGVASGEPLPDNVVLWTRLAPDPLNGGGMPKYKIPVQWEIASDEKMRQVVRSGEKMAIPEFGHSVHVEVQGLKPARWYWYRFKVGNEVSPIGRTRTAPNPRDRVNSFRFAFASCQNWEPGYFAAYKHMAQEDLNLVIHLGDYIYEGAPRQDALRSHEGDSEPVTLEEYRNRHAQYKTDPNLQATHAAFPWLVTWDDHEVDNNWADEIPQDPDQQSPSPFLARRAAAFQAYYEHMPLRNFSKPRGIDMQLYRRLSFGNLVEFNVLDTRQYRTNQPCNDQIEPRCLEAFNENATLLGTQQERWLFRNLNGSQARWNVLAQQIVFTQHDWTAGSETAFNMDAWDGYVAARNRILNFLAQRQPANPVVISGDVHSSWVSDLKADYNKPNSATVGTEFVGTSITSGFSASDRIEKALPESPWIKYFNGRQRGYVVCDLNHQRWRTDYRLLPPSPESGATVSDPNAPITTTASFELPNQGVVKRV, encoded by the coding sequence ATGCAGAAGTTCAACTTCGAGGGCTTGCTATCAAGTCAGTTGAGACGGCGACAAGTTTTGATTGGGGTTGGTAGTATAACTGGTTTAGCGATCGCCAATCAATTCTCTCATAGAGTTCTCGCCCAGCCAAAATTCTCTAATTATCCCTTTAGCTTGGGTGTGGCTTCTGGCGAACCACTTCCAGATAATGTAGTCTTGTGGACACGTCTAGCACCCGATCCGCTCAATGGTGGCGGGATGCCAAAATATAAGATACCAGTGCAGTGGGAGATTGCTAGCGACGAAAAAATGCGGCAAGTTGTCCGCAGTGGGGAAAAGATGGCTATTCCAGAATTTGGACACTCTGTCCATGTGGAAGTGCAAGGGCTAAAACCTGCCCGGTGGTACTGGTATCGCTTCAAAGTAGGTAATGAAGTTAGTCCTATTGGGCGAACTCGCACCGCTCCTAATCCCCGCGATCGCGTTAATAGTTTTCGCTTTGCCTTCGCTTCCTGTCAAAATTGGGAGCCGGGATACTTCGCAGCCTATAAACATATGGCTCAAGAAGATCTCAACTTAGTTATTCATCTGGGTGACTATATCTACGAGGGAGCGCCTAGACAGGATGCACTGCGAAGCCATGAAGGTGATAGTGAACCAGTAACTCTAGAGGAGTATCGCAATCGCCACGCCCAATACAAGACTGACCCCAACCTACAAGCTACCCATGCTGCATTTCCTTGGCTAGTCACTTGGGACGACCACGAAGTTGACAATAACTGGGCAGACGAAATTCCTCAAGACCCAGACCAACAATCACCATCACCTTTCCTAGCTCGTCGTGCTGCTGCTTTTCAAGCATACTACGAACACATGCCACTGCGGAACTTTTCAAAACCTAGAGGCATTGATATGCAGTTGTATCGACGTTTAAGCTTCGGTAACTTAGTTGAGTTTAACGTTCTAGATACGCGCCAGTACCGTACCAACCAACCTTGCAATGATCAGATTGAGCCACGCTGCCTTGAAGCTTTTAATGAAAATGCCACTCTACTCGGTACTCAACAAGAGCGGTGGCTTTTCCGTAATTTAAATGGCTCTCAAGCACGCTGGAACGTTCTGGCTCAACAAATTGTTTTTACTCAGCATGACTGGACGGCTGGTTCTGAGACTGCTTTTAATATGGATGCTTGGGACGGCTATGTAGCTGCCCGCAACCGTATTCTTAACTTCCTCGCTCAACGTCAGCCAGCGAACCCAGTTGTAATTAGTGGTGATGTCCACTCTAGTTGGGTAAGTGACCTGAAAGCTGACTACAATAAGCCTAATTCTGCCACAGTAGGTACTGAGTTCGTCGGCACATCGATCACCTCAGGCTTTAGTGCTAGCGATCGCATTGAGAAGGCTCTACCAGAAAGTCCGTGGATCAAGTACTTCAACGGTAGACAGCGTGGTTATGTTGTTTGTGACCTCAATCATCAGCGCTGGCGTACTGACTATCGGCTATTGCCTCCATCTCCAGAGAGTGGAGCTACTGTGTCTGATCCCAATGCCCCAATCACCACAACAGCCTCTTTCGAGTTGCCGAATCAAGGGGTAGTAAAGCGCGTCTAG
- a CDS encoding pre-16S rRNA-processing nuclease YqgF, translating to MTFREFSPTQPVILGFDPGKDKCGLAVMGLDRQLYYHQVVAAKEAIATIETLREKFPISLLVMGNQTTAKQWKQQLSVEFTEPLNIILVDERYTTLEARDRYWQMFPPKGLTKLLPQGMRQPPRPIDDIVAILLIERYLNRLTQSAQRSEE from the coding sequence ATGACCTTCAGGGAATTTTCGCCAACGCAACCAGTCATTTTAGGCTTCGACCCAGGTAAAGATAAATGTGGTTTAGCAGTCATGGGGCTGGATCGGCAACTATATTATCACCAGGTTGTGGCGGCAAAAGAAGCGATCGCCACCATTGAAACACTACGTGAAAAGTTTCCCATCTCCTTGTTGGTGATGGGCAACCAAACTACAGCCAAGCAGTGGAAACAGCAGCTTTCTGTTGAATTTACAGAGCCGTTGAATATTATTTTAGTCGATGAGCGTTACACCACCTTAGAAGCACGCGATCGCTATTGGCAGATGTTCCCCCCCAAGGGACTAACAAAGCTATTGCCACAGGGTATGCGGCAACCACCACGACCAATAGATGACATTGTTGCCATCCTCTTAATCGAAAGATACTTAAATCGCCTGACTCAATCAGCACAAAGGAGTGAGGAGTGA
- a CDS encoding type II toxin-antitoxin system VapC family toxin, with protein sequence MGQLVLPSHSLVYIDTPVAIYSVEWNLNYFSLLQPLWLKLQAGEIEVVSSELILMKTLVLPLKNADTFLLDAYEQLLLNGGIQLIPITQSILRQAANFRATSNLKTPDAIHAATALSVSCNQFITNDKGFHNVPGLSVVILSEVL encoded by the coding sequence ATGGGACAGCTAGTACTTCCGTCTCATAGTCTCGTATATATAGATACACCTGTAGCTATCTATAGCGTTGAGTGGAATCTTAATTATTTCTCGCTTTTGCAACCATTATGGTTAAAACTTCAAGCAGGAGAAATCGAAGTGGTCAGCAGTGAATTAATTTTAATGAAAACTTTGGTACTTCCTTTAAAAAATGCTGATACATTTCTGCTTGATGCTTACGAGCAATTGTTATTAAATGGAGGAATACAATTAATTCCTATAACTCAATCAATACTGCGACAAGCTGCTAATTTTCGGGCTACAAGTAACCTCAAAACACCCGATGCTATTCATGCTGCTACAGCTTTATCTGTTAGTTGTAACCAATTTATCACCAACGATAAAGGCTTTCATAATGTTCCTGGTTTATCTGTTGTTATCCTCAGTGAAGTTTTATAG
- a CDS encoding helicase, which yields MPNHDIIDNRNQKLVDQIKRILDSTEAAHFAVGYFFLSGFTAIAERLANIKELRLLIGNTSNRETIEEIAQGYRRLELIEDKIEAQKYPKRSEEKRMANETAANIRSSIELMDQTDEAETLVKNLVQMIEEKRLHVRVYTKGTLHAKAYIFDYGTVYDHKGRALERQEKGIAIVGSSNLTLSGITHNTELNVTIHGNDNHTELTHWFDELWNEAEDFNEVLMREMKQSWAGSIVRPYDVYYKTLYALVKDRLEDTAPKDLIIEDEISKQLADFQKVAVNNAVQNIRDYGGAFVSDVVGLGKSFIGAAIIKRFEQVERARPLIICPAPLIEMWDRYNEVYQLNARVLSMGMLKEDDGDVKALLNDFRFKDRDFVLIDESHNLRNNNTQRYKVVEAFLGAAKRCCFLTATPRNKSAWDIYYQLKLFHQDDKTDLPIDPPNLKEYFQLVEKGAKKLPELLSHILIRRTRNHILRFYGFDSKTHQQVDPANFREYLDGTRRAYVIVGGKHRFFPKRELETIEYSIEDTYQGLYQDLRQYIGKSRKRQLVKPPTNELSYARYGLWNYVLKDKQKQEPYNTLQRAGANLRGLMRVLLFKRFESSVYAFQETIKKLLIVHERFLKALSQGFVPAGEEAQTLLSEDYNQAEEQDFMDALKQVSNKYDLSDFDAKRLQQHIEHDIKILKNILDLVEPISPDKDTKLQTLIKWLHKPNLRDKKRLIFTQYADTAKYLSDNLNPDGQRDDIDVIYSGNSKNKARVVGRFAPNANKEYKFKPGESELNTLIATDVLAEGLNLQDGDLIINYDLHWNPVKLIQRFGRIDRIGSDKDVIYGYNFLPELGIERNLGLKQKLKNRIQEIHDTIGEDAAILDKTEQLNEEAMYAIYEQQGKQLSLFDIEDEDNFLDLNEAEEILRKLQKEDPGEFERIANLPHGIRTAKFSMQKGTYIFCEASDPNRPDIKGYQQLFLLDDKGEIISRDIPRILGAIKADDTTPTLTLPKDHNVVVMRVKRQFAEEVKHRQAEREFNQRLTQGQRYILRELRIFFRANADEEVKNQVNILEKAFRASVNQAVNRELNKLRRDGFTGKELFNQLVQIYRQHNMHELQDNRLPMLSQPIPIIVCSEALV from the coding sequence ATGCCTAACCACGATATTATAGACAACCGCAATCAAAAATTAGTAGACCAAATTAAACGCATTCTCGACTCAACGGAAGCAGCACATTTTGCGGTAGGTTATTTCTTCCTTTCTGGCTTCACTGCTATTGCAGAACGCCTCGCCAATATTAAAGAATTACGTTTGCTAATTGGCAATACTAGCAACCGCGAAACCATCGAAGAAATCGCCCAAGGATACCGAAGATTAGAATTGATTGAAGATAAAATCGAAGCACAAAAATATCCGAAGCGTAGTGAAGAAAAGCGGATGGCGAATGAAACAGCAGCCAATATCCGTTCTAGTATTGAATTAATGGATCAAACAGATGAAGCCGAGACGCTGGTTAAAAACCTAGTGCAAATGATAGAAGAAAAACGGCTTCATGTCCGCGTTTATACAAAAGGAACTTTACACGCCAAAGCCTATATTTTTGATTACGGTACTGTTTATGATCATAAAGGTAGAGCTTTAGAGCGTCAAGAAAAAGGGATTGCTATTGTAGGTTCATCCAATCTTACCCTTTCGGGTATTACCCATAATACCGAACTTAATGTAACCATCCACGGAAACGATAACCATACAGAATTAACTCATTGGTTTGATGAATTGTGGAATGAAGCAGAAGATTTTAATGAAGTATTAATGAGAGAGATGAAACAATCTTGGGCGGGTTCTATAGTCCGTCCCTATGATGTTTACTATAAAACTCTCTACGCTTTAGTCAAAGATAGATTAGAAGATACTGCACCAAAAGATTTAATTATAGAAGATGAAATTAGTAAACAATTAGCAGATTTTCAAAAAGTAGCTGTTAATAATGCCGTCCAAAATATCAGAGATTATGGTGGGGCTTTTGTTTCTGATGTAGTAGGGTTAGGAAAGAGTTTTATTGGCGCTGCAATTATTAAAAGATTTGAACAAGTAGAACGCGCACGTCCTTTAATTATTTGCCCTGCACCGCTAATAGAAATGTGGGATAGATATAATGAAGTTTATCAGTTAAATGCTCGTGTCCTTTCAATGGGAATGTTGAAAGAAGATGATGGAGACGTGAAAGCATTATTAAATGACTTTAGATTTAAAGATAGAGATTTTGTACTTATAGACGAAAGTCATAACCTGCGAAATAATAATACTCAAAGATATAAAGTCGTAGAAGCATTTTTAGGTGCAGCTAAACGTTGTTGCTTTTTGACAGCTACTCCTCGAAATAAGAGTGCTTGGGATATTTATTACCAGTTAAAATTATTTCATCAAGATGATAAAACTGATTTACCAATAGACCCACCTAATTTAAAAGAATACTTTCAATTAGTAGAAAAGGGTGCGAAAAAATTACCAGAGTTACTTTCTCATATCCTTATCCGCCGTACACGCAACCACATCTTACGTTTTTACGGTTTTGATTCAAAAACTCATCAACAAGTTGACCCAGCTAACTTTAGAGAGTACCTAGACGGAACCCGACGCGCTTATGTCATCGTTGGTGGTAAACATCGGTTTTTCCCCAAACGCGAACTAGAAACCATTGAATACAGCATTGAGGACACATACCAAGGACTGTATCAGGATTTACGGCAATACATAGGTAAGTCCCGCAAGCGTCAACTGGTTAAACCACCCACAAACGAACTTAGCTATGCACGTTATGGGCTGTGGAATTATGTTTTAAAAGACAAACAAAAGCAAGAACCTTATAACACTTTGCAACGTGCAGGTGCTAACCTCCGGGGTTTGATGCGGGTATTATTATTTAAGCGTTTTGAATCGAGTGTTTACGCTTTCCAAGAAACTATCAAAAAATTATTGATAGTGCATGAAAGATTTTTAAAAGCACTATCTCAAGGATTTGTACCCGCCGGAGAAGAAGCCCAAACTCTGCTATCAGAAGATTATAATCAAGCAGAAGAACAAGATTTTATGGACGCATTAAAACAGGTATCTAATAAATATGATCTATCGGATTTTGATGCAAAAAGATTACAACAGCATATCGAGCATGATATTAAAATATTGAAAAATATTTTGGATTTAGTAGAACCAATTAGCCCTGATAAAGATACTAAATTACAGACTTTAATCAAATGGTTACATAAACCCAATCTTAGGGACAAAAAACGTCTAATTTTTACCCAATATGCTGACACAGCTAAGTATTTATCTGATAATTTAAACCCAGATGGTCAGCGCGATGATATTGATGTAATTTATAGTGGTAACAGCAAAAATAAAGCACGGGTAGTAGGAAGGTTTGCCCCTAACGCCAATAAGGAATATAAATTTAAACCCGGAGAATCAGAACTTAATACCTTGATTGCTACCGATGTATTAGCAGAAGGTTTAAACCTGCAAGATGGTGATTTAATCATTAATTATGATTTGCATTGGAACCCAGTCAAGCTTATTCAACGTTTTGGTCGTATTGACCGTATTGGCAGTGATAAAGATGTCATCTATGGATACAACTTTTTACCAGAACTAGGCATTGAGCGCAATTTAGGTTTGAAACAAAAACTTAAAAACAGAATACAAGAAATTCACGATACCATAGGTGAAGATGCTGCAATTCTTGATAAAACAGAACAACTCAACGAAGAAGCAATGTATGCCATTTACGAACAACAAGGTAAACAGTTGAGTCTATTTGATATTGAGGATGAAGATAATTTTCTAGATTTAAATGAGGCAGAAGAAATTCTCAGAAAATTACAAAAAGAAGACCCAGGCGAGTTTGAACGCATTGCTAATTTGCCGCATGGTATTCGCACCGCTAAATTTTCCATGCAAAAGGGGACATACATTTTCTGCGAAGCTTCCGACCCCAATCGACCTGATATCAAAGGCTACCAGCAACTATTTTTATTAGATGACAAAGGAGAAATAATTTCTAGAGATATCCCCCGTATCTTAGGTGCAATTAAAGCCGATGATACCACCCCTACCTTGACACTTCCCAAAGACCATAACGTTGTTGTGATGCGCGTCAAACGCCAATTTGCAGAAGAAGTAAAACATCGCCAAGCAGAACGGGAATTTAACCAGCGTTTGACTCAGGGACAAAGGTATATTCTGCGGGAACTAAGGATATTTTTTCGTGCAAATGCAGATGAGGAAGTAAAAAATCAGGTCAATATTTTAGAAAAAGCATTTCGCGCTTCCGTAAACCAAGCTGTCAACCGCGAGTTAAACAAACTACGACGTGATGGTTTCACAGGTAAGGAATTATTTAACCAGCTAGTACAGATTTATCGTCAACACAATATGCATGAGTTGCAAGATAATCGCTTACCTATGTTATCTCAGCCTATTCCCATAATTGTTTGTAGTGAGGCTTTGGTGTGA
- a CDS encoding DUF3146 family protein — protein MSAKRLPETIAHVRITRQSWQHGFLEGEVSAGDFEWHFQWHFRRGELSVKPSQGRALIKEPLGRFLEQQDYQLEPGGDYAFTIRAEL, from the coding sequence GTGAGTGCTAAACGTCTGCCAGAAACCATCGCCCATGTCAGAATTACCCGCCAATCCTGGCAACACGGCTTCCTTGAGGGTGAAGTCAGCGCGGGTGATTTTGAGTGGCATTTCCAATGGCATTTCCGCCGGGGGGAACTTTCCGTTAAGCCTTCTCAAGGTCGTGCTTTAATCAAAGAACCCCTCGGTCGCTTCTTGGAGCAACAAGATTACCAGCTAGAACCTGGAGGAGATTATGCTTTTACTATTCGAGCTGAACTTTAA
- a CDS encoding precorrin-8X methylmutase, whose protein sequence is MNASCLTIKEFTDAVGGGITPRMVRHYHQLGLLPQPVRSQSNYRLYTQKDVIRLQRIVALKQQGFQLNHIRQILEAEPEADTTTLTAQLQQQYRAVMQQICQLRQTASALEGLLGRDRHCQIMQAEVLAQLKLLEVETQAGLGGLEKLWSGLDAQVHTHSEAFIESLQHLLPDLSERSEIEQHLISQLVLACGDVSLASFVRLSRDAIAASREALKSGCDIFVDIPTVAAALDQTRLAHLGCRVTTLIDNPHVTTATEAEQEFWHSHKWHSKLQQLTKGCVLVVGYAPSVLLSACTAINKQEIQPALVIAMPIGFSHAPAAKRQLMQQKTPFITIEGTLGGGLLAATSLNALVESLIEKPHCHCYLKDNIAFPKQLRYTLTSPQ, encoded by the coding sequence ATGAATGCTAGTTGCTTAACTATTAAAGAATTTACTGATGCAGTTGGTGGTGGCATTACTCCGCGCATGGTGCGACATTATCATCAATTGGGGCTGTTACCGCAACCAGTGCGATCGCAAAGCAATTACCGCCTTTACACCCAAAAAGATGTGATCAGGTTGCAACGGATTGTAGCACTCAAACAGCAAGGGTTCCAACTCAACCACATCCGCCAGATTTTAGAGGCGGAACCAGAAGCAGACACTACAACCTTGACAGCACAACTTCAGCAGCAATATCGGGCTGTGATGCAGCAAATTTGCCAACTACGGCAAACAGCATCAGCACTCGAAGGATTATTAGGACGCGATCGCCATTGTCAAATTATGCAGGCTGAAGTGCTGGCACAACTCAAGTTACTAGAAGTTGAAACCCAAGCCGGATTGGGAGGACTAGAAAAACTTTGGAGTGGCTTAGATGCACAAGTTCATACACATTCAGAAGCTTTTATTGAATCGTTACAACACTTGTTACCTGATTTATCTGAACGTTCCGAAATTGAACAACATCTGATTTCTCAATTGGTTTTAGCTTGTGGTGATGTTAGCTTGGCGTCCTTTGTCAGATTGAGTAGAGATGCGATCGCAGCCAGTCGGGAAGCTCTCAAGTCAGGGTGTGATATTTTTGTAGATATCCCCACAGTTGCCGCTGCCTTGGATCAAACTAGATTAGCTCACTTAGGCTGTCGAGTCACAACTTTAATTGATAATCCCCACGTCACCACAGCCACGGAAGCAGAACAGGAATTTTGGCATAGTCACAAATGGCACTCAAAATTGCAGCAACTCACCAAAGGTTGTGTGTTGGTGGTTGGTTATGCACCCTCAGTGCTGCTGTCAGCTTGTACAGCCATAAATAAACAAGAAATTCAGCCTGCATTAGTGATTGCAATGCCCATTGGCTTTAGCCATGCACCAGCAGCCAAGCGACAACTCATGCAACAAAAAACACCGTTTATCACAATTGAAGGTACATTAGGAGGTGGTTTATTAGCTGCTACTTCCCTGAATGCCTTAGTTGAGTCATTGATTGAGAAGCCACATTGTCATTGTTATCTCAAAGACAATATAGCCTTTCCTAAGCAACTGAGGTACACCTTAACCTCACCCCAATAA